The Maledivibacter sp. genome includes a region encoding these proteins:
- a CDS encoding S-layer homology domain-containing protein: MKKKLLKIVTYIMAFATLMLQISTPIAYALEDDGKIYEAANNFIKFHVNKENGRFTIRTNNGDPYKGKKDANKDLLFEDEYPDTSFTTFKIDGKDYIYGNSYGFLGLAGKAFTTDVKGTISESIWNINELEIKQILTINNNPDDLKAGRVKISYEVTNKGQNSKNVGSRILLDTKIGNDDGTDIICDFTQYSKEKELTGDKIPTIWRSEDDKSIVEAFGFISGWGNTKPDKMIIGHYEGLSNTKWDYKVNEGLDFTSNNNKYGGGDSAVAFYWENVTVAAGETKVFETYYGLGEFLEKHEGLEFPFSISAPNKLTVNSSKTGYEEEVFDITCTLDNNTMKEYTDVVLNLVIPEDSGLSLVDGEKSEKIIQKLEGYEKKEIRFRLKPKAKDHMQVFNYRLEVQAYGMETPKYIKKAIIAPGLKWEMPKVHFKSVAPRTIYMEGSRNFTIQGEGLSALANKDEWYMVLVGKYSSKNYSISNDCIKVSEDSINVSLSKEEEPIPVGVYSIALYSRELNGKDIILPYELKVSNDIKYRLEEYGILSIVKTVPVSGVSGAKDFIYNVELFESEDELKVFKDNIKKQNESAKNLYEKGNETEFKQLLVTVRGKVSEYKNGGERKFYIASDGKEDININEGIRYVGDDLCIIEKDQKNVKITGYGVLGLVGNFDFWKWGFDIDLENGEDYSLNALSSEDIEQYFNQNDANKKELVDENIEYLYMRDKISDAQEDVLIQFLGGGTVINRIFGFHVQINDAVLKEEGVSFGGIMALSFLSRSGDDLKERKFDNSIEVEEALFEKNSSKKTVFKGINAAGNVSLPSDAFSGILSNGSVASVTINSIDKVYGLDFDANIKIIELSGHISIAFTPKNKPVLDDLELMLATPDIKLGPYITITSLGGGINNLYTVLTEDGKTGPPLTIMAAAGFNLIKNDIFEGMLRSEFTKYGVKFNGSLELVPINAEVLKEAWFELRWAEPMYISAGAEIDLKQVVVADLSLYISGKHFEGSANGEVNVPSDWPIIGGRELANVDLGVSSKKLWAAICIDLGLVDPKVGFSYKWKNHDFDVHAKWTMLDGNDGEPENYVYKEIIDMGAGQDDMTLYVGTNMKKLGGSHESVMYASLDNDFIEPNVYALADDTQHYFNAYNQDMAVFEIGYKGEVPTFELFDPTGKKEVLQQGADKAYLVQANPNGIGGKVYIFVEKPVDGTWKLKVSEAVQSVFYNLETPPSLTSVQASKSGEDVRVQWAAANSEGSFMDIFIAKDKDEAGILIASDIEGSDNGTYTFDIPSGITADDYYVKVVIKEGEFGYQSMYIEDAIYLVDNDAPRTVTNGKLSHGGNGTLVVDYKEVSDRNVQGYYVELLDDLGKKVDKIGRAFVEQGNKKEIVIGGSYEAVMPVMTDEGKPKLDTDGNPITEKVEIDLPRGESYKAAITTVSEENGKVHYSPVVYTNEVFLNEPNPPQVEVKLLNAATDGEDDRGGDIKVIKDSIAKIHLKVDQEVATIVMVNGVKHSTLKENNTVMDVPLKDGENEVKFICENEGLDRTTEEMIFKVDSKAPILKIGEIKEQNNQVIVSGFTEPDGDLRINGQTAVIGDAGNFNHTLSMDNKLIKSVRIESTDDANNKSVYETEVQNESIGKIESVRINPSLKAIKQGSSYEFQLMTRDSSGKEVIINDSLVDWSLLEGNEFGELTNEGVLKADNEGQIVIQAKYLITSDYALEDALVLDITKDGAILPNQSGGEDNNQTGSEDNNNTGGNSSGSSHSKKSKNKLKQLEDILNDVIARENNLIPVITEGIKASEVVSLKADDLVVTLDKGTLSEEDNMLLIAKLQNPKEYMDNLSKDQFVTDIYEIQLAKSNHNLKKPVKLSFKVDRSKANDGLAIYFYNEEYDSWEYIGGNISGDEITVEVQHFSKYAVINNESVSSMVDIKNRWSEDAVKKLTSLRIVNGLEKDGIKYFEPKRSISRLELAAMVTRVMKDMKIKKKDNPPFVDWNSIADWGKDYARAAYNNGWIKGRDTEEQGLLFAGDEKATRAEVATVIGRLLKDESSKSVTFTDNKEMPSWAKPYIDRLVKSDILSGYPDGTFRPNQAITREEVAKILSNYIERIVNKSK; this comes from the coding sequence ATGAAAAAAAAGCTTTTGAAAATTGTCACATATATTATGGCTTTCGCTACTTTGATGCTTCAGATAAGTACGCCTATCGCCTATGCATTAGAGGATGATGGAAAAATATATGAAGCTGCTAATAATTTTATAAAATTCCATGTTAATAAGGAAAATGGTAGGTTTACTATAAGAACTAATAATGGAGATCCTTATAAAGGTAAAAAGGATGCCAATAAAGATCTACTCTTTGAAGATGAGTATCCCGATACATCCTTTACAACCTTTAAAATAGATGGAAAGGACTATATCTATGGTAATTCCTATGGATTTCTAGGTCTAGCTGGTAAAGCCTTTACAACAGATGTTAAAGGGACAATAAGTGAATCCATATGGAATATAAATGAACTGGAAATAAAGCAAATATTGACTATCAATAATAATCCAGATGATTTAAAAGCTGGAAGAGTTAAGATATCCTATGAAGTAACTAATAAAGGACAAAATTCCAAGAACGTAGGGTCAAGAATACTCTTGGACACAAAGATTGGAAATGATGATGGGACGGATATCATATGTGACTTTACCCAGTATTCTAAGGAAAAAGAGCTTACTGGGGATAAGATACCTACCATCTGGAGAAGTGAGGATGATAAAAGTATCGTAGAGGCCTTTGGCTTTATTAGCGGCTGGGGGAATACTAAACCTGATAAAATGATTATTGGACACTATGAAGGCTTGTCTAATACTAAATGGGATTATAAAGTAAATGAAGGTTTAGACTTTACTAGCAACAATAATAAATACGGTGGAGGAGACAGTGCAGTTGCTTTTTATTGGGAGAATGTCACCGTTGCAGCAGGAGAAACCAAGGTATTTGAAACCTATTATGGACTTGGAGAATTTTTAGAAAAGCATGAAGGCTTGGAATTCCCATTTTCAATTTCTGCACCGAATAAGCTTACAGTAAATAGCAGTAAAACTGGCTATGAGGAAGAGGTTTTTGATATAACCTGCACCCTAGACAATAATACTATGAAGGAATATACCGATGTAGTTCTAAATTTAGTTATACCCGAGGATAGTGGATTAAGCTTAGTTGATGGTGAAAAAAGTGAAAAAATTATACAAAAGTTAGAAGGATATGAGAAAAAAGAAATTAGATTTAGGTTGAAGCCAAAAGCCAAAGATCATATGCAGGTATTCAATTATAGACTAGAGGTTCAGGCATACGGAATGGAAACCCCTAAATATATAAAAAAAGCCATTATAGCACCGGGATTAAAATGGGAAATGCCAAAGGTACATTTCAAAAGTGTAGCACCAAGAACTATTTATATGGAGGGTTCTAGAAATTTTACCATACAGGGAGAAGGACTTAGTGCCTTAGCTAATAAAGACGAATGGTATATGGTTCTAGTAGGCAAATATTCTTCAAAAAATTATTCCATCAGTAATGATTGCATAAAGGTTAGTGAAGATTCTATCAATGTTAGTCTTTCAAAAGAAGAAGAACCTATACCTGTAGGGGTATATAGTATTGCTTTATATTCAAGGGAATTGAATGGAAAGGATATTATTCTACCCTACGAGCTAAAGGTATCGAATGACATTAAATATAGACTTGAAGAATACGGAATATTAAGCATTGTGAAAACCGTGCCAGTATCTGGGGTTAGTGGAGCAAAGGATTTTATTTATAATGTTGAATTGTTTGAAAGTGAAGATGAATTAAAGGTTTTTAAAGACAATATAAAAAAACAAAATGAAAGTGCAAAGAATTTATACGAAAAAGGTAACGAAACAGAATTTAAACAGCTTTTAGTCACTGTTAGAGGTAAAGTATCAGAATATAAAAATGGGGGAGAAAGAAAGTTTTATATAGCTTCCGATGGTAAAGAAGATATCAATATCAATGAGGGCATTAGGTATGTAGGGGATGATCTCTGCATCATAGAAAAAGATCAAAAGAATGTAAAGATTACGGGATACGGTGTGCTAGGATTAGTTGGGAATTTTGATTTTTGGAAATGGGGCTTTGATATAGACCTTGAGAATGGCGAAGATTATTCATTGAATGCCCTAAGCTCAGAGGATATTGAGCAGTATTTCAATCAAAATGATGCAAACAAGAAAGAACTGGTAGATGAGAATATAGAATATCTTTACATGAGAGATAAGATATCAGATGCCCAAGAAGATGTATTGATTCAATTTTTAGGTGGAGGCACGGTGATTAATAGAATCTTCGGATTCCATGTACAAATTAATGATGCTGTATTAAAGGAAGAAGGCGTTTCCTTTGGAGGAATTATGGCACTTAGTTTTCTATCTAGGAGTGGCGATGATCTCAAGGAACGGAAATTTGATAATTCTATAGAGGTGGAAGAAGCTTTATTTGAAAAAAATAGTTCTAAAAAAACTGTTTTTAAAGGCATAAATGCAGCCGGTAATGTTAGTCTGCCTAGCGACGCTTTCTCTGGTATTTTGAGTAATGGAAGCGTAGCATCGGTTACCATTAATAGTATAGATAAGGTATATGGATTAGATTTTGATGCAAATATTAAGATTATTGAGCTTTCTGGACATATCAGTATTGCTTTTACACCTAAAAATAAACCTGTATTAGATGATTTAGAGCTGATGCTGGCAACTCCTGATATAAAGCTTGGACCATATATAACTATAACTAGTCTAGGCGGTGGTATAAACAATCTTTATACTGTTTTAACAGAGGATGGTAAAACAGGGCCCCCACTTACTATAATGGCAGCGGCAGGTTTTAACCTAATAAAAAATGATATCTTTGAGGGTATGCTTAGATCAGAGTTTACAAAATATGGAGTGAAATTTAATGGTTCCCTAGAATTGGTTCCAATAAATGCGGAGGTATTGAAAGAAGCTTGGTTCGAGCTTAGATGGGCAGAGCCAATGTATATTAGTGCCGGTGCAGAGATAGACCTTAAGCAGGTAGTAGTAGCAGATTTATCCCTTTATATATCGGGAAAGCACTTTGAAGGAAGTGCCAATGGAGAAGTTAATGTACCTAGTGATTGGCCTATTATTGGTGGCAGGGAATTAGCTAATGTAGACCTAGGGGTAAGTTCAAAGAAGCTATGGGCGGCAATATGCATTGATTTGGGATTGGTGGATCCTAAGGTAGGATTTTCATATAAATGGAAGAATCATGATTTTGATGTACATGCTAAGTGGACCATGCTAGATGGTAACGATGGAGAACCAGAAAACTATGTATATAAAGAAATTATAGACATGGGAGCAGGTCAAGATGATATGACACTATATGTGGGAACTAATATGAAAAAATTAGGAGGCTCCCATGAATCTGTCATGTATGCATCCTTAGATAACGATTTTATAGAGCCTAATGTTTATGCTTTGGCTGACGATACACAGCATTATTTTAATGCTTACAATCAAGATATGGCAGTATTTGAAATAGGATATAAAGGCGAAGTACCGACCTTTGAGCTGTTTGACCCTACTGGTAAAAAGGAAGTACTACAACAAGGAGCAGACAAGGCTTACCTAGTACAAGCTAATCCAAATGGCATTGGTGGAAAGGTTTATATATTTGTTGAAAAGCCTGTGGATGGAACATGGAAGCTTAAGGTCAGTGAAGCTGTACAATCAGTGTTTTATAACCTAGAGACCCCTCCATCTCTTACAAGTGTACAAGCTAGTAAGAGTGGTGAAGATGTAAGGGTTCAATGGGCGGCTGCTAATAGTGAAGGAAGCTTCATGGATATATTTATAGCTAAGGATAAAGATGAGGCAGGTATATTGATAGCATCAGATATAGAAGGAAGTGACAATGGCACCTATACATTTGATATACCTTCTGGAATAACAGCAGATGATTATTATGTAAAAGTGGTTATAAAAGAGGGTGAATTTGGGTATCAAAGCATGTATATAGAGGATGCTATATATTTAGTGGATAATGATGCTCCTAGAACGGTTACTAATGGGAAATTATCACATGGAGGAAATGGAACCTTAGTAGTAGACTATAAAGAAGTATCGGATAGAAATGTACAGGGATATTATGTAGAACTACTAGATGACTTAGGTAAAAAAGTAGATAAAATAGGAAGAGCCTTTGTTGAGCAGGGAAATAAAAAGGAAATAGTTATAGGGGGAAGCTATGAAGCTGTTATGCCTGTTATGACCGATGAAGGTAAACCAAAACTAGACACCGATGGTAATCCCATAACTGAAAAAGTTGAGATTGATCTGCCAAGGGGTGAAAGCTATAAAGCAGCTATAACTACAGTTAGCGAAGAAAATGGTAAGGTTCACTATAGTCCTGTGGTTTATACTAATGAAGTGTTTCTAAATGAGCCTAATCCTCCACAGGTAGAAGTCAAGCTGCTAAATGCTGCTACCGATGGGGAAGATGATAGAGGCGGAGATATAAAGGTTATTAAGGATTCTATTGCTAAAATTCATTTAAAGGTAGACCAAGAGGTTGCTACAATTGTAATGGTAAATGGGGTTAAGCATAGTACATTAAAGGAAAATAATACTGTTATGGATGTACCATTAAAGGATGGAGAGAATGAAGTTAAATTCATATGTGAGAATGAAGGTTTAGACAGAACCACAGAGGAAATGATTTTCAAGGTAGATTCAAAAGCACCTATATTAAAGATAGGTGAAATAAAAGAGCAAAACAATCAAGTGATTGTTAGTGGGTTTACAGAACCAGATGGGGATTTAAGAATAAATGGACAAACAGCTGTTATAGGGGATGCGGGCAATTTCAATCATACTTTATCAATGGATAACAAGCTGATAAAGTCTGTTAGGATAGAGTCTACAGATGATGCCAATAATAAGTCTGTCTATGAAACAGAGGTGCAAAATGAGTCAATTGGAAAAATTGAAAGTGTCCGTATTAATCCTAGTCTAAAGGCTATAAAGCAGGGAAGCTCCTATGAATTTCAGCTTATGACGAGGGATAGTAGTGGAAAAGAAGTAATTATTAATGACAGTTTGGTTGATTGGTCATTATTAGAAGGAAATGAATTTGGTGAGCTAACAAATGAAGGAGTATTAAAGGCAGATAATGAAGGGCAAATAGTAATACAAGCTAAATATCTTATTACTAGTGATTATGCCCTTGAGGATGCTTTAGTATTAGACATAACTAAAGATGGGGCTATTTTACCTAACCAGTCAGGAGGAGAAGACAATAACCAGACTGGATCAGAGGATAATAACAATACTGGAGGAAATAGTAGTGGCAGCAGCCACAGTAAGAAAAGTAAAAATAAGCTAAAGCAGCTAGAGGATATATTAAATGATGTAATAGCAAGAGAGAATAATTTAATTCCTGTAATTACTGAGGGGATAAAAGCGAGTGAGGTAGTTAGTTTGAAGGCCGATGATCTTGTTGTAACCTTGGATAAAGGAACCCTATCGGAAGAAGATAATATGCTTTTAATTGCAAAGCTGCAAAACCCAAAAGAATATATGGACAATCTGTCAAAGGATCAATTTGTAACAGATATATATGAAATACAATTAGCAAAATCAAATCACAATCTAAAAAAGCCAGTTAAGCTAAGCTTTAAAGTTGATAGGAGTAAGGCAAATGATGGCCTAGCTATATACTTCTATAATGAAGAGTATGATAGCTGGGAGTATATAGGAGGTAATATATCAGGAGATGAAATCACTGTAGAGGTCCAGCATTTTAGCAAGTATGCAGTGATTAACAATGAATCTGTTTCATCTATGGTAGATATAAAAAATAGATGGTCAGAGGATGCTGTTAAAAAATTGACATCTTTAAGGATTGTAAATGGATTAGAAAAGGATGGTATTAAATATTTTGAGCCAAAACGATCTATCAGCAGATTAGAGCTGGCAGCTATGGTAACTCGAGTAATGAAGGATATGAAAATAAAGAAGAAGGATAATCCGCCATTTGTAGATTGGAATTCAATAGCAGACTGGGGTAAGGATTATGCTAGGGCAGCATATAATAATGGTTGGATTAAAGGAAGAGATACTGAAGAGCAAGGGCTTTTATTTGCGGGAGATGAAAAGGCTACTAGAGCAGAAGTTGCAACTGTTATAGGAAGACTTCTTAAGGATGAAAGCTCCAAGAGCGTTACTTTTACAGATAATAAAGAAATGCCTTCTTGGGCGAAGCCATATATAGATAGATTAGTTAAATCAGATATTTTATCGGGATATCCCGATGGTACCTTTAGACCAAATCAGGCTATTACTAGGGAAGAAGTGGCAAAAATCCTTTCTAATTATATAGAAAGGATTGTGAACAAATCGAAATAG
- a CDS encoding methyl-accepting chemotaxis protein has product MKKKVKAIRKTSIKKRLLTVPLIVIFLGIVSIGFISSWSIRHSLLNQMRQDGLALANNVVRQIEDNTMSLKTIDKMLEDKIRSAGKVVIANRDRLSSDYLKNILKDLDVNELYWYTPEGEIIYSTIDGYLGWVPPKGHPLYDFKLSSEQELMEDIREDAEFGSLVKYGALKTTDGYLVQIGIKADEVQKLTKKFSYQKLMEELATQKSAVYVTVIDTNKRVIAHNNKDRIGMEIEDRNVVKAIENKESYAFEYFYTAENRNVYNVTIPIFSDEEHIGSLNIGLCMEGVRAAINNNIRTITISGIITFIILALLLGSLSKDTIKVINKLKESLGILSLGDFTKEIPSELLEKTNEFGEISNDLDSMKKSIKAIIRNIGDASEQVAASSEQLESTSHQVSIAANEVATTTEEIAKGADDQAKQTENGARSIAMLGNIIEENQQMMEKLNIATKEVDEYKNKGIDTLNDLVGKTNETLKVTGKVREVISDTNKSAEKIENASHMIKNIADQTNLLALNAAIEAARAGEAGRGFAVVADEIRKLAEQSTNFTDEIETVIQNLGQKTEKAVVAMEEVGEIVTLQTEGVKDTKNKFENISNAIERMNKVMENLNYSGKHMEEQKEKMIDTIESLAAISEENAAATQEVASSVEEQTAAMIEIADSSEALTKLAEEMRENILRFKY; this is encoded by the coding sequence ATGAAAAAGAAAGTAAAAGCAATAAGAAAGACATCAATAAAGAAAAGACTTCTTACGGTTCCGCTCATTGTAATATTTTTAGGTATTGTAAGTATAGGATTTATATCTTCGTGGTCTATTAGGCATAGTTTATTAAATCAGATGAGACAAGATGGATTAGCTCTTGCTAATAATGTGGTAAGGCAGATAGAAGATAATACCATGTCTTTAAAAACCATTGATAAAATGCTAGAAGATAAAATAAGATCAGCAGGTAAGGTTGTCATTGCAAATAGAGATCGTTTAAGTAGCGATTATTTGAAAAATATACTAAAGGATTTAGATGTAAATGAATTATATTGGTATACCCCTGAAGGAGAAATTATTTATTCAACCATTGATGGATATTTAGGCTGGGTTCCACCGAAAGGACATCCATTATATGATTTTAAATTGAGTAGTGAACAAGAATTGATGGAGGACATAAGAGAGGATGCAGAGTTTGGTAGTTTGGTTAAATATGGTGCGTTAAAAACTACAGATGGTTATTTGGTTCAGATTGGGATAAAAGCTGATGAAGTTCAAAAATTAACAAAAAAATTTAGCTATCAAAAATTAATGGAAGAATTAGCAACACAGAAAAGTGCTGTTTATGTTACTGTTATTGATACGAACAAAAGGGTTATTGCACATAATAATAAGGATAGAATTGGGATGGAAATTGAAGATCGAAATGTTGTAAAAGCCATAGAAAATAAAGAATCATATGCCTTCGAATATTTTTATACCGCAGAAAATAGAAATGTTTATAATGTAACCATTCCTATTTTTTCCGATGAAGAACATATCGGTTCTTTAAATATTGGATTATGCATGGAAGGTGTTCGTGCTGCAATCAATAATAATATTAGAACGATTACCATATCTGGAATTATTACTTTTATTATCCTTGCATTGTTGTTAGGTAGCTTATCAAAGGATACGATTAAAGTTATTAATAAGCTGAAAGAAAGTTTAGGAATTTTGTCATTAGGAGACTTTACAAAAGAAATACCTAGTGAGTTATTAGAAAAGACTAATGAATTTGGAGAAATATCTAATGATCTAGATAGCATGAAAAAATCTATTAAAGCAATTATTAGGAATATAGGAGATGCTTCTGAGCAAGTAGCTGCATCTTCAGAACAATTAGAATCAACTAGTCATCAAGTATCTATTGCAGCAAATGAAGTGGCAACAACAACAGAAGAGATTGCAAAAGGGGCTGATGATCAAGCGAAGCAAACAGAAAATGGAGCTAGGAGCATAGCTATGCTAGGAAATATTATTGAAGAGAATCAGCAAATGATGGAAAAATTGAATATTGCAACTAAAGAAGTAGATGAATATAAAAATAAAGGAATAGACACGCTGAATGATTTAGTAGGGAAAACCAATGAAACCCTCAAAGTTACTGGAAAAGTACGAGAAGTAATCAGTGATACAAATAAAAGTGCAGAGAAAATAGAAAATGCTAGTCACATGATTAAAAATATTGCAGATCAGACCAATTTATTAGCTTTAAATGCAGCTATTGAAGCAGCTAGAGCCGGAGAAGCAGGGAGAGGCTTTGCAGTAGTAGCCGATGAAATCAGAAAACTTGCAGAACAGTCTACAAACTTTACAGATGAAATAGAGACTGTCATTCAAAATCTGGGTCAAAAAACAGAAAAAGCTGTTGTAGCAATGGAAGAGGTTGGTGAGATTGTGACATTACAAACAGAAGGGGTTAAAGACACAAAAAACAAATTTGAAAATATTTCCAATGCAATAGAACGAATGAATAAGGTTATGGAAAATTTAAATTATTCAGGAAAACACATGGAAGAACAAAAGGAGAAAATGATAGATACAATAGAGAGTTTAGCAGCTATTTCTGAAGAAAATGCAGCAGCAACACAGGAGGTTGCGTCATCTGTAGAAGAACAGACTGCAGCTATGATAGAGATTGCTGATTCCAGTGAAGCTTTAACAAAATTAGCTGAAGAAATGCGGGAGAATATATTGAGATTCAAATATTAA